Proteins found in one Stigmatella erecta genomic segment:
- a CDS encoding methyl-accepting chemotaxis protein: MRLTFKHKMLLLPGVTAALLLILLIVSLTLWLWTRQVHARIDQGHAPALANSHVLMAELESFHRGVLDAVLRKDAGRLEPLRTLGRKISTDLNDTAQNPVAAGQYLEVLQKDFAQYQQETWRAVELALKDDAQAEAALTRETTRFESLQKALQLFQSEQEQGQERALLQARSLNSRGQAIQAVLAVLCLAWLGAGSWWVLRQVVEPLGKLSDTAARIAESGDLTLAIDAHSRDEVGQLGRSLEALVNRLRSVPVGLQAVVGELSTAAERLTKVSQEQLNFLTEQARSLSEAGSTMAEIAQTSTMASSRAEMVLKVAEQADSFTVESQKSIEQSAQGLEQIRQRVSALVGNIGQLSEQAVHAREIIGSVKDLADQSNVLALNAAIEAARAGEGGRGFAVVAREMRALSGQSLQSTERIGKILLDINQAIRTTVSSAEGDSQQMEEGIEQVLSSADKLKEITTVMQESSKAARQIVASVTQQNAGIHQMMEAMQQLSGMMGDVVLATSTAEETVGQINSTVSQLQKIVSEFRV; the protein is encoded by the coding sequence ATGAGGCTGACGTTCAAGCACAAGATGTTGCTGCTGCCGGGGGTGACGGCGGCGCTCCTGCTGATTCTTCTTATCGTGTCCCTGACCCTGTGGCTCTGGACGCGGCAGGTGCACGCGCGGATCGACCAGGGGCACGCGCCGGCGCTGGCCAACAGCCACGTGTTGATGGCGGAGCTGGAGAGCTTCCACCGGGGGGTGCTGGACGCGGTGCTGCGCAAGGACGCGGGGCGGCTCGAGCCGCTGCGCACGCTGGGGCGGAAGATCTCCACGGATCTGAATGACACGGCGCAGAACCCGGTGGCGGCCGGCCAGTACCTGGAGGTGCTCCAGAAGGACTTCGCCCAGTACCAGCAGGAGACGTGGCGCGCGGTGGAGCTGGCGCTGAAGGACGATGCGCAGGCGGAGGCGGCGCTCACCCGGGAGACGACGCGCTTCGAGTCCCTGCAGAAGGCGCTCCAGCTCTTCCAGAGCGAGCAGGAGCAGGGCCAGGAGCGGGCGCTGCTCCAGGCGCGCTCGCTGAACTCGCGCGGGCAGGCGATCCAGGCGGTGCTGGCGGTGCTGTGCCTGGCGTGGCTGGGGGCGGGCTCGTGGTGGGTGCTGCGGCAGGTGGTGGAGCCGCTGGGCAAGCTGTCGGACACGGCCGCGCGCATCGCCGAGAGCGGGGATTTGACGCTGGCCATCGACGCGCACTCGCGCGACGAGGTGGGGCAGCTGGGGCGGAGCCTGGAGGCGCTGGTGAACCGGCTGCGCTCGGTGCCCGTGGGGCTGCAGGCGGTGGTGGGCGAGCTGTCCACCGCGGCCGAGCGGCTGACGAAGGTGAGCCAGGAGCAGCTCAACTTCCTCACCGAGCAGGCGCGGAGCCTGTCGGAGGCGGGCTCCACCATGGCGGAGATCGCCCAGACGTCCACCATGGCCTCCAGCCGCGCGGAGATGGTGCTGAAGGTGGCCGAGCAGGCCGACTCCTTCACGGTGGAGAGCCAGAAGTCCATCGAGCAGAGCGCGCAGGGGCTGGAGCAGATCCGCCAGCGGGTGAGCGCGCTGGTGGGCAACATCGGCCAGCTGTCGGAGCAGGCGGTGCACGCGCGGGAAATCATCGGCAGCGTGAAAGACTTGGCGGACCAGAGCAACGTGCTGGCGCTCAACGCGGCGATTGAAGCGGCGCGCGCGGGCGAGGGCGGGCGCGGGTTCGCGGTGGTGGCGCGCGAGATGCGGGCGCTGAGCGGCCAGTCGCTGCAGAGCACCGAGCGCATCGGGAAGATTCTGCTCGACATCAACCAGGCCATCCGCACGACGGTGTCCTCGGCGGAGGGCGACAGCCAGCAGATGGAGGAGGGCATCGAGCAGGTGCTGTCCTCGGCGGACAAGCTGAAGGAAATCACCACCGTCATGCAGGAGAGCAGCAAGGCGGCGCGGCAGATCGTGGCCTCGGTGACGCAGCAGAACGCGGGCATCCACCAGATGATGGAGGCCATGCAGCAGCTGTCGGGGATGATGGGCGACGTGGTGCTGGCGACCTCGACGGCGGAGGAGACGGTGGGGCAGATCAACTCCACGGTGTCCCAGCTCCAGAAGATCGTCTCCGAGTTCCGCGTCTAG
- a CDS encoding STAS/SEC14 domain-containing protein has translation METQARFGPHTMSFEEPDIVRLTPQGHIQLREVWEMIRWVREFQRGREALYLLVDACQGTGFSAESRRALNEDRSLVPYNGVAFFGTSFTLRTIANMMARANALMGNPSPPTVFTATEEEARAWIGAQRAARTRAP, from the coding sequence TTGGAAACGCAGGCGCGCTTCGGTCCCCACACGATGTCCTTCGAGGAGCCGGACATCGTGCGGCTCACCCCCCAGGGGCATATCCAGCTGAGAGAAGTCTGGGAGATGATCCGCTGGGTGCGGGAGTTCCAGCGGGGCCGTGAGGCGCTCTACCTGCTGGTGGACGCCTGCCAGGGCACGGGCTTCTCGGCCGAGTCGCGCCGGGCCCTCAACGAGGACCGGAGCCTGGTGCCCTACAACGGGGTGGCCTTCTTCGGGACGAGCTTCACCCTGAGGACCATCGCCAACATGATGGCCCGGGCCAACGCGCTGATGGGCAATCCCTCCCCGCCGACGGTCTTCACCGCGACGGAGGAAGAGGCCCGCGCGTGGATCGGCGCCCAGCGGGCGGCCCGGACCCGGGCGCCCTAG
- a CDS encoding SGNH/GDSL hydrolase family protein encodes MSGLLLAPPVAAAEPSAARPLRVLFIGNSYTYNHNLPAQLEGLARSATPPLRLQTRTIARAGVRLQQHWDRGEALAALRQGPWDYVVLQEQSTLGLRLIDGRHAVNDPELAFHPYARRFAEEARKVGAQPLFLLTWARRSTPGSQALLTQAYMSVAQETGAPIVPAGLAWERSRQELPALELYHADGSHPSPAGSYLTAACLYAALTGQSPEGLAATVSGHPSPEGVLDPSRTVALAALSPEEAGHLQRVAWSTYSELRERGGYLTVGPLPAEPLPSLPEGLPLEPAALVGTWEGELRFYSEEAGQSPATLQLALKPQGTGVSGTARIRFVHGKREGPHALEGLVVEPTRLRFTTPVLSQGRGRVEHEAVLTAEGLVGRAFYENPRNHDRYVGTWKLLRAAPPP; translated from the coding sequence ATGAGCGGGCTCCTCCTCGCGCCCCCGGTGGCCGCCGCGGAGCCCTCCGCGGCCCGGCCCCTGCGCGTGCTCTTCATCGGCAACAGCTACACGTACAACCACAACCTCCCGGCCCAGCTGGAGGGCCTGGCCCGCTCCGCCACGCCCCCGCTGCGCCTCCAGACGCGCACCATCGCCCGCGCCGGCGTCCGGCTGCAGCAGCACTGGGACCGGGGGGAGGCGCTCGCCGCGCTCCGGCAGGGCCCCTGGGACTACGTGGTGCTCCAGGAGCAGAGCACCCTGGGCTTGCGGCTCATCGACGGCCGGCACGCGGTGAACGACCCGGAGCTGGCCTTCCACCCCTACGCGCGGCGCTTCGCCGAGGAGGCGCGCAAGGTGGGCGCGCAGCCCCTCTTCCTGCTCACGTGGGCCCGGCGGAGCACCCCGGGCTCCCAGGCCCTGCTCACCCAGGCCTATATGTCCGTGGCCCAGGAGACCGGGGCGCCCATCGTCCCCGCGGGGCTGGCCTGGGAGCGCAGCCGGCAGGAGCTTCCGGCGCTGGAGCTGTACCACGCGGACGGCAGCCACCCGTCCCCCGCCGGCAGCTACCTCACGGCGGCCTGCCTCTACGCGGCCCTCACGGGCCAGTCCCCCGAGGGGCTGGCCGCCACCGTGAGTGGGCACCCGAGCCCCGAGGGGGTGTTGGATCCATCCCGGACGGTGGCGCTGGCCGCCCTCTCCCCGGAGGAGGCCGGACACCTGCAGCGCGTGGCGTGGAGCACCTACTCGGAGCTGCGGGAGCGCGGCGGCTACCTGACGGTGGGGCCGCTTCCCGCCGAGCCGCTGCCCTCGCTTCCGGAAGGCCTGCCGCTGGAGCCCGCCGCGCTGGTGGGCACCTGGGAGGGCGAGCTGCGCTTCTACTCGGAGGAGGCGGGCCAGTCACCGGCCACGCTCCAGCTCGCGCTCAAGCCCCAGGGCACGGGCGTGAGCGGCACCGCGCGGATCCGCTTCGTCCACGGCAAGCGCGAGGGCCCGCATGCGCTCGAAGGGCTCGTGGTGGAGCCCACCCGGCTGCGCTTCACCACGCCCGTGCTGAGCCAGGGCCGGGGCCGCGTGGAGCACGAGGCGGTGCTCACGGCGGAGGGGCTCGTGGGGCGCGCGTTCTACGAGAATCCGCGCAACCATGACCGGTACGTGGGCACCTGGAAGCTCCTCCGCGCGGCGCCGCCGCCCTGA
- a CDS encoding DUF5689 domain-containing protein gives MTSPALSRVPSPRLASTPRLPFLLLGLTLAACLAACGDDEDGQLPKPIAIADARGRANGDEVTLQGYVTVPPGAFNSGTGENGFAIQDSTGGIYVQLDQKLNFGLGTHVRVQGTMDEQNKLRILKSQPSEIEQVQGTQTVTPRTVLTGEVSEPVEGRLVQVTGNVTRTFQDDSPYGYELYINDGSGEVQIYVYLTTGFDRATLEALTAGQRITVVGFAAQYESQYEVIPRQPSDLTLN, from the coding sequence ATGACCTCTCCCGCCCTGTCCCGTGTCCCCTCGCCTCGCCTCGCGTCCACGCCCCGGCTTCCCTTCCTGCTGCTCGGCCTCACGCTCGCCGCCTGCCTGGCCGCCTGCGGGGATGATGAGGACGGGCAGCTGCCCAAGCCCATCGCCATCGCCGACGCCCGGGGCCGCGCCAATGGCGACGAGGTGACGCTCCAGGGCTACGTCACGGTTCCCCCCGGCGCCTTCAACTCGGGCACGGGCGAGAATGGCTTCGCCATCCAGGACTCCACTGGCGGCATCTATGTGCAGCTCGATCAGAAGCTGAACTTCGGCCTGGGCACGCATGTGCGCGTTCAGGGCACGATGGATGAGCAGAACAAGCTGCGCATCCTGAAGAGCCAGCCCTCGGAGATCGAACAGGTCCAGGGCACCCAGACGGTCACGCCCCGCACGGTGCTCACCGGCGAGGTCTCCGAGCCCGTGGAAGGCCGGCTCGTGCAGGTGACCGGCAATGTCACCCGCACCTTCCAGGACGACTCGCCCTACGGCTACGAGCTCTACATCAACGATGGCTCGGGCGAGGTGCAGATCTACGTGTACCTCACCACGGGCTTCGACCGGGCCACGCTGGAGGCGCTCACCGCCGGCCAGCGCATCACCGTGGTGGGCTTCGCCGCGCAGTACGAGTCCCAGTACGAGGTCATCCCCCGGCAGCCCTCGGACCTGACGCTCAACTGA
- a CDS encoding very short patch repair endonuclease produces the protein MADTLSRAARSENMRRIRAKDTVPELAVRRALHRMGLRFRLHASELPGKPDLVLRRHQAVVLIHGCFWHQHRRCVDGHVPKTNLSYWQAKLERNVLRDRRNRRKLVQLGFRVLVIWECEAQHPAILEKKLRRFFPPPEPEAA, from the coding sequence ATGGCGGACACGCTCTCCCGGGCCGCTCGCAGCGAGAACATGCGGCGCATCCGCGCCAAGGACACCGTGCCCGAGCTGGCCGTCCGCCGGGCCCTGCACCGCATGGGCCTGCGCTTCCGGCTTCACGCGAGCGAGTTGCCGGGCAAGCCAGACCTGGTCCTGCGCCGGCACCAGGCCGTGGTGTTGATCCACGGCTGTTTCTGGCACCAGCACCGGCGCTGTGTGGACGGCCACGTCCCGAAGACGAACCTGTCCTACTGGCAAGCCAAGCTCGAACGGAATGTCCTCCGGGACCGGCGCAACCGCCGCAAACTCGTCCAGCTCGGCTTTCGCGTGCTCGTCATCTGGGAATGCGAGGCCCAGCACCCCGCCATCCTGGAGAAGAAGCTGCGCCGCTTCTTCCCTCCGCCCGAGCCCGAGGCGGCCTGA
- a CDS encoding DNA cytosine methyltransferase, which translates to MKPARLRSRRSPLTAIELCAGAGGQAIGLDLAGFEHVAAVEIDSHACATLRLNRPEWRVLEEDLRSFSGTPFRGVDLLAGGVPCPPFSIAGKQLGADDERDLFPEALRLVEEIRPAAVMLENVRGLAAERFADYRASVLGRLERLGYVAAWRVLNASDYGVPQLRPRFILVALRPSAAEHFAWPKPHREVPTVGNAIGDLMAAAGWPGAPTWVAGAQALAPTIVGGSKKHGGPDLGPTRARLEWARLGVDGLGIANAPPDAAFPVSQKPKLTVPMVARIQGFPDAWLLSGGKTAAYRQVGNAFPPPVAYAVGVSIRKALLKSLAEVPAQLQLA; encoded by the coding sequence GTGAAGCCCGCCCGTCTTCGCTCCCGGAGATCCCCGCTCACGGCGATCGAGCTTTGCGCCGGCGCGGGAGGACAGGCCATTGGCCTGGACCTGGCCGGCTTCGAGCACGTGGCCGCCGTGGAGATCGACTCGCACGCCTGCGCCACCTTGCGGCTGAACCGGCCCGAGTGGCGCGTGCTGGAGGAGGACCTGCGGAGCTTCTCCGGGACACCGTTCCGGGGCGTGGACCTGCTCGCCGGCGGCGTGCCCTGTCCGCCCTTCTCCATCGCCGGCAAGCAGCTCGGGGCCGACGATGAGCGCGACCTGTTCCCCGAGGCCCTTCGCCTCGTGGAGGAGATCCGCCCCGCGGCGGTGATGCTGGAGAATGTCCGGGGGCTCGCGGCGGAGCGCTTCGCGGACTACCGCGCGTCGGTCCTCGGCCGGCTGGAGCGGCTCGGCTACGTGGCCGCGTGGCGGGTGCTGAACGCCTCGGACTACGGTGTCCCCCAGCTTCGCCCCCGCTTCATCCTCGTCGCGCTCCGGCCGTCCGCCGCGGAGCACTTCGCCTGGCCCAAGCCCCACCGCGAGGTGCCCACCGTGGGCAATGCCATTGGAGACCTCATGGCCGCCGCGGGCTGGCCGGGGGCCCCCACCTGGGTGGCGGGCGCGCAGGCCCTGGCCCCCACCATCGTGGGCGGCTCGAAGAAGCATGGGGGGCCGGATCTCGGACCCACCCGGGCGCGGCTCGAGTGGGCCCGGCTGGGCGTCGATGGGCTGGGCATCGCCAACGCGCCGCCGGATGCCGCGTTCCCCGTGAGCCAGAAGCCCAAGCTGACGGTGCCCATGGTCGCGCGGATCCAGGGGTTTCCGGATGCATGGCTGCTGTCCGGGGGCAAGACCGCCGCCTACCGTCAGGTGGGCAATGCGTTTCCGCCCCCCGTGGCGTACGCGGTTGGGGTGTCCATCCGCAAGGCACTGCTGAAGTCCCTGGCCGAGGTGCCCGCGCAGCTGCAGCTCGCGTAG
- a CDS encoding erythromycin esterase family protein, whose translation MRFRPWWLLAMGLGCVSAHSHSEPSPVTAPARAGLPGQVLDAQGAPLPGTRITVIPRVPSWDVRSDAPVARVTAGAGGRLEVPSLPPGEYGLAGITPGGVFAVGETLKVEAGQPVKPIALRAERDSPGLLEGTVVDEAGAPLPGVALRIVRAGMPFDDVALLEASPEGRFQVRSAEGAHSVIASAPGFSTVMQRVPGRGEPVTVRLERAADASMSRAALAWMKQTGVPLKSVEAGQGLEDLAPLKPVLKDTRVVALGEATHGTREFFQLKHRMLEFLVTELGFTVFALEENFAEGLAFNDYVLDGRGDPARLLSGSAWNTEEVLALLHWMRRYNEDPAHPRKLKFYGVDMQFSPDAVARVKAYLAQVDAAQGTRAEEPLGWLALPRSGFSRLPVERQQEARVQLDALAGRFEAEKARYIRQSSAAQWAVARQCVRVLRQFVGKVLQEEEELRDRAMAENLLWALEHEGPGTRAVLWAHNGHVQRGPGEWREYAAGRHLADALGPSFYVFGMAFHRGEFLAFNMDPRPPPGRKGMVAFSVPPEPEDTLDAALAATGWPVFALDLRALPHTGPAYEWWRRSRRAHDIGFIYSDGGYPSLAQIHALRLYDGLLFVEHTTAARLNPR comes from the coding sequence ATGCGCTTTCGTCCGTGGTGGTTGCTCGCGATGGGTCTGGGGTGTGTCTCGGCCCACTCCCACTCCGAGCCGTCTCCCGTCACCGCCCCGGCGCGGGCGGGGCTGCCGGGCCAGGTGCTGGACGCGCAAGGGGCCCCCCTTCCAGGGACGCGGATCACCGTGATTCCCCGGGTGCCGTCCTGGGATGTGCGATCGGATGCCCCCGTGGCGCGCGTCACCGCGGGGGCGGGGGGCCGCCTCGAGGTGCCGTCGCTCCCGCCGGGAGAGTACGGCCTCGCCGGCATCACCCCCGGGGGGGTCTTCGCCGTGGGCGAGACGCTGAAGGTCGAGGCGGGCCAGCCCGTGAAGCCCATCGCGCTCCGGGCGGAGAGGGACTCGCCCGGGCTGCTGGAGGGCACCGTGGTGGACGAGGCCGGAGCGCCCCTGCCCGGGGTGGCCCTGCGCATCGTCCGCGCGGGGATGCCCTTCGATGACGTCGCGCTGCTGGAGGCCTCACCGGAGGGCCGTTTCCAGGTGAGGAGCGCCGAGGGCGCCCACAGCGTCATCGCCTCCGCGCCCGGCTTCTCGACGGTGATGCAGCGGGTGCCCGGGCGGGGCGAGCCCGTCACGGTGCGTCTGGAGCGGGCCGCGGATGCGTCCATGTCCCGGGCCGCATTGGCGTGGATGAAACAGACGGGCGTGCCGCTGAAGTCGGTGGAGGCGGGGCAGGGGCTGGAGGACCTGGCGCCGCTGAAGCCGGTGCTGAAGGACACGCGCGTGGTGGCGCTGGGGGAGGCCACGCACGGCACGCGGGAGTTCTTCCAGCTCAAGCACCGCATGCTGGAGTTCCTGGTGACGGAGCTGGGCTTCACCGTCTTCGCGCTGGAGGAGAACTTCGCCGAAGGGCTCGCCTTCAATGACTACGTGCTCGACGGCCGGGGAGACCCCGCGCGCCTCCTGAGCGGTTCCGCCTGGAACACGGAGGAGGTCCTGGCGCTCCTCCACTGGATGCGCCGCTACAATGAAGACCCCGCCCACCCGAGGAAGCTGAAGTTCTACGGCGTGGACATGCAGTTCTCGCCGGACGCCGTGGCGCGCGTGAAGGCCTACCTGGCCCAGGTGGACGCGGCGCAGGGGACGCGGGCCGAGGAGCCGCTCGGGTGGCTGGCCCTGCCCAGGTCAGGCTTCAGCCGGCTCCCGGTGGAGCGCCAGCAGGAGGCGAGGGTGCAGCTCGACGCCCTGGCCGGGCGGTTCGAGGCGGAGAAAGCCCGGTACATCCGCCAGTCCAGCGCAGCGCAGTGGGCGGTGGCACGCCAGTGCGTGCGCGTGCTGCGCCAGTTCGTGGGCAAGGTCCTCCAGGAAGAGGAGGAGCTGCGGGACCGGGCGATGGCGGAAAACCTGCTCTGGGCCCTGGAGCACGAAGGGCCCGGCACGCGGGCGGTGCTGTGGGCGCACAACGGGCACGTGCAGCGGGGCCCGGGCGAGTGGCGGGAGTACGCCGCGGGCCGGCACCTGGCGGACGCGCTCGGCCCCTCCTTCTATGTGTTCGGGATGGCCTTTCACCGGGGCGAGTTCCTCGCGTTCAACATGGACCCGCGGCCGCCCCCGGGCCGCAAGGGCATGGTGGCCTTCTCCGTGCCGCCGGAGCCCGAGGACACGCTGGATGCCGCGCTGGCCGCCACGGGCTGGCCCGTGTTCGCGTTGGATCTCCGCGCCCTGCCACACACGGGCCCGGCGTACGAGTGGTGGCGGCGCTCGCGGCGCGCCCACGACATCGGCTTCATCTACTCGGACGGGGGCTATCCGTCGCTGGCGCAGATCCACGCGCTGCGGCTCTACGACGGCCTGCTGTTCGTGGAGCACACCACCGCGGCGCGGCTCAACCCCCGGTAG
- a CDS encoding NmrA family NAD(P)-binding protein: MKIVVTAASGNIGARVAEQVVAAGAEAVLLSRHPAKLAALSARGAQVLPVGSDDAPGLLSAAKGAEALFYLAPPNPGAKDLRDWYLQTATAAAQAVREHRIPRVVCISTVGANANAPLGTVSFAAEVEEIFNRAAPNVLHLRPGYFMENCLAQVEPLRHGVLSFPYAEDHDLPWISTDDIGDVAAKYLLDGSWAGHWTRNLLGPENLTLTEVAALLTRVSGKPVRYERVSEEALQQQLRAQGVSPTVQKQLGDLFRALGDPQGIYATARTPEAFTPTTFEAFARNKLLPLLATGG, translated from the coding sequence ATGAAGATCGTCGTCACCGCCGCCTCCGGCAACATCGGGGCCCGCGTCGCGGAGCAGGTCGTCGCGGCCGGCGCCGAGGCCGTGCTGCTCTCCCGTCATCCCGCGAAGCTCGCGGCCCTGAGCGCCCGGGGCGCCCAGGTCCTGCCCGTTGGCAGCGACGATGCCCCCGGGCTCCTCTCGGCCGCCAAGGGCGCGGAGGCGCTGTTCTATCTGGCCCCTCCCAACCCCGGCGCGAAGGACCTGCGCGACTGGTACCTCCAGACGGCCACGGCCGCCGCCCAGGCCGTCCGGGAGCACCGCATCCCGCGCGTGGTCTGTATCTCCACCGTGGGGGCCAACGCGAACGCCCCGCTCGGCACGGTCTCCTTCGCCGCGGAGGTCGAGGAGATCTTCAACCGCGCCGCCCCGAACGTGCTGCACCTGCGACCGGGCTACTTCATGGAGAACTGCCTGGCCCAGGTGGAGCCGCTCCGCCACGGCGTCCTGTCCTTTCCCTATGCGGAGGACCACGACCTGCCGTGGATCAGCACGGATGACATTGGCGATGTGGCCGCGAAGTACCTGCTCGATGGAAGCTGGGCGGGCCACTGGACCCGGAACCTGCTCGGGCCGGAGAACCTGACCCTGACGGAGGTGGCCGCCCTTCTCACCCGGGTGTCCGGCAAGCCCGTCCGGTATGAGCGGGTGTCCGAGGAGGCCTTGCAGCAGCAGCTCCGCGCCCAGGGCGTGAGCCCCACCGTGCAGAAGCAGCTGGGGGACCTGTTCCGGGCGCTCGGAGATCCGCAGGGCATCTACGCGACGGCACGCACCCCCGAGGCCTTCACGCCGACGACGTTCGAGGCGTTCGCCCGGAACAAGCTGCTGCCCCTGCTGGCTACCGGGGGTTGA
- a CDS encoding nuclear transport factor 2 family protein, with translation MQTPHPGKAAELFATHLALVTKDMPAWLELFAENAVIEFPYAPSVGTPARLEGKAAITAYALGVPSAMRDFVFSNLRLFPTHEPHVLFAEVHGEATISHTGLRYVQDYVMRLETDGERIIHYREYWNPVPVIQAFGGLQGVAEAFQAGDRS, from the coding sequence ATGCAGACGCCACACCCCGGAAAAGCAGCAGAGCTCTTCGCCACCCACCTCGCGCTCGTCACCAAGGACATGCCGGCGTGGCTGGAGTTGTTCGCCGAGAACGCCGTCATCGAGTTCCCCTATGCGCCCTCCGTGGGCACACCGGCCCGGCTGGAGGGCAAGGCCGCCATCACCGCCTACGCGCTGGGCGTGCCCTCGGCGATGCGGGACTTCGTCTTCTCGAACCTCCGGCTCTTCCCCACGCACGAGCCCCATGTGCTGTTCGCCGAGGTCCATGGCGAGGCCACCATCTCCCACACCGGGCTCCGGTACGTGCAGGACTACGTGATGCGCCTGGAGACGGATGGAGAGCGGATCATCCACTACCGCGAGTACTGGAATCCCGTCCCCGTCATCCAGGCTTTTGGAGGGCTCCAGGGGGTCGCCGAAGCCTTCCAGGCGGGGGACCGGTCATGA
- a CDS encoding winged helix-turn-helix transcriptional regulator, producing the protein MAGKRADEAVRQQLVTGLLERMLVKDVFDETCIVNQALVLLADKWSLLVLIVLMQGTKRYSELQRQIRGVSPKMLTQTLRALEENELVERQVFPEVPPRVEYRLTAFGKSLSHPLAALCDWAFEHEPRLRKVYAQAHLES; encoded by the coding sequence ATGGCGGGAAAGAGAGCGGACGAGGCGGTGCGGCAGCAGCTGGTGACGGGGCTGCTGGAGCGCATGCTCGTGAAGGACGTGTTCGATGAGACCTGTATCGTGAATCAGGCGCTCGTCTTGCTGGCGGACAAGTGGTCCCTGCTGGTGCTCATCGTGCTGATGCAGGGCACGAAGCGCTACAGCGAGCTGCAGCGGCAGATCCGGGGCGTGTCACCGAAGATGCTGACGCAGACGTTGCGCGCGCTCGAGGAGAACGAGCTGGTGGAGCGGCAGGTCTTCCCCGAGGTGCCGCCGCGGGTGGAGTACCGCCTCACGGCGTTTGGAAAGAGCCTGAGCCATCCGCTGGCGGCGCTCTGCGACTGGGCGTTCGAGCACGAGCCCCGGCTGCGGAAGGTCTACGCCCAGGCGCACCTGGAGTCCTGA